Genomic window (Marinilabiliales bacterium):
GCTGCGCTTTGCCGGAGATCGGCAACCACTTTCTTTTTTTCTTCGGATATAATGTATTGGGGTTCGAATCCGTTTTCAATATCAATACCGAAGTTTTTTTTGGAAAGATCCCGTATGTGTCCGAAACTCGACTTTACCGTGAAATCTTTTCCCAAAAACTTCTCTATGGTTTTCGCCTTCGCGGGTGATTCAACTATTACCAGATTGGCTGCCATTTTGTTACACTTAGAAAAACATAATAAAAACGCACAAAGTAAAGCATTTGGCTTTGTAACGTCAAAATTTTAGTGAATATTATTTACTATTTTTGTCGCTTTACGGATATATACAACATTATCCAAAGGCCGCTTAACCCGCGGCCGGCGGCAGTGGATCAAAGTTGCCACAGATAATATGGAAAAACAAGATAAGAACAAAACCGGTAGAAAAAGGTTCAAGCTTTACCTTGCGGTGCTCTGGGGATTTTTCCTGGTGCCTTTTATTACGCTGGTAACAATATTCACCCTTATTGCCACCGGCAAAATGGGGTTCATGCCCACGTTCGAGGATCTGGAGAATCCGCAGAACAATATAGCCTCACAGGTCTTTTCGGCCGACGGGGAGCTGCTTGGCAGCTACTATCTGCAGAACCGGATCTATGTCGAATTTGACGAATTGTCGGAGAATATTGTGAATTCGCTTCTTGCCACTGAGGATATCAGGTTCCGCAGGCATGCCGGGGTCGATGCGCGTGGACTTGCACGGGTGGGGATAAAATCAATTCTGCTCAGGCAGGATGCCGGAGGCGGAAGCACCATTACACAGCAGCTGGCAAAGAACCTGTTCCCCCGCGATACCACATCATACCGCTTCGGGATAAGCAGAAAGGTAAACCTGGGTATTACCAAGTTCAAAGAGTGGGTTACTGCCGTCAAGCTGGAGAGGAACTATACCAAGGATGAGATCATCGTAATGTACCTCAACACCGTTGACTTCGGAAGCCATTCCTACGGCATCAAAACAGCCGCCCGCACCTTTTTCAATACGACGCCCGACTCGCTTATGGTTGAAGAGGCTGCCCTGCTGATAGGGGTTCTCAAGGCGCCCACCTGGTACAGTCCGGTCCGCAACCCCGAACGCGCTCTCAATCGTCGCAATGTGGTTCTAAGGCAACTTCACCGGTACGATTTCATTTCCACCAGCGAGTTTGATTCACTTGCGGCGTTGCCGATACAGCTGAATTACCTGGTGCAGGACCATACTGTGGGCCCGGCACGTCATTTCAGGGAGAGGCTGCGAACCATCCTTAGGGCAAATGAGCCCAGGCGCGAGAGCTACCTTTTTTATGACAGGTTCAGGATGGATTCGATTGAATGGGCCAACAACCCGCTTTACGGCTGGGTAAACAAGAACTACAAGCCTGACGGCACCAATTATAACCTCTACCGTGACGGACTGCGGATCTTTACAACCATTGATTCGCGTATGCAGCGTTATGCAGAGGAGGCGCTTGAAGAGCACCTTGGAAAAGACCTGCAAAATGATTTTGATATGATCCGCCGGAGTTACGCCAGGAATCCATTCTCCGACGACCTTACTGATGAGCAGGTTGAGCAGAACATTGAACGAACCATGCGGCGTACAGAGAGGTATGAAAAGCTCAGATGGGCCGGAATTCCGCACGATTCAATCCTGAAAATATTCAATACGCCTGCAAGGATGAGCGTATTTTCATGGGAAGGGGAGATAGATACCATAATGACGCCTCTCGATTCCATCTGGTATTACAAAAAATTCCTCCGTTCGGGTTTTATGGCAATGGACCCTTCCAGCGGCAATATAAGAGCATATGTGGGTGGTCCCGATTATACCCATTTCAAGTATGACCATGTAAGTCTTGGCAGGAACCAGGTCGGCTCGATATTCAAACCGTTCCTCTATACACTGGCCATGCAGGAGGGGCACGAGCCCTGTGAAATGGTTCCCAACATACCCCAGTCATTCGTGGTGAATGACTCGGTATGGACTCCAAGGAATTCAGGGCCAACTGATTATGACGGGCAGATGGTCACTTTGAAATGGGGGCTGGCAAATTCAGTAAACCAGATATCTGCCTGGCTTATGAAACGGTTCAACCCTCCGGCGGTCATTGATGTGGCCAGGAAGATGGGCGTCCACAGTCCAATTGACCCGGTGCAGTCGGTGTTCATGGGTACATCAGACATCACACTTTACGAAATGGTCTCTGCGTTTTCCACCTATGCAAACCAGGGTATATATAATTTCCCGGTCATGGTAACGCGCATAGAAGACCGGCATGGTAATGTGATAGCCGAATTCCAGCCCCGTGTTGAGGAGGCCATATCGGAGGAGGCGGCCTACCTTATGATCAACCTTCTCCAGTCCGTCGTCGATGAAGGCACCGGCCGCAGGCTGAGGTTCAGGTACGGGTTCAGCGGCGATATGGCAGGCAAGACCGGCACCACCCAGCGTTTTTCCGACGGCTGGTTCATCGGGATCGTTCCGCAGCTTGTTGCCGGGACATGGACGGGGGGGGAGGACCGTGGCATCAGGTTCAACAATATTAGCATGGGACAGGGAGCCAACATGGCATTACCCATATTCGCCATGTTCATGGAGAAGGTTTACGCCGACGAATCGCTCGGAATAACACAGGAAGATGAGTTTGAAGTGCCGCCCGGGTTCAGTATCAACCTCGATTGCGACAGGGTGTTTCGCGCAATTCCGGTTAACCGTTACGACGATTTTTACTACTAAAGTCAGGCATTTTTAACCAGGCAGGCAGGCTCCGACCAATAATTCATGGAAGCCTGCCCTGCAGGTTCTCATTTGCGTTGGCCGCCCCTGCAGATTATTATTTGGGGTAGCCGCCCCGAAAGGTTTTTATTTGGGGTAGCCGCCCCTGCAGATTATCATTTGAGGCAGCCGCCCCTGCAGGTTCTCATTTACGCCTGAACAGCGATTTGAATACCTGCTCAACTTTTCCGGCACGCACTATGTCAATGTCATTCCTTCCGCCGGGAGATACCTTTCCGGCAGAAGAGATGATTATTTGTCTGAAACCCATCTTTGCTGCCTCTGCAATTCTCTGGTCGAGCCGGCTGACAGGACGAATCTCACCTGACAGTCCCACTTCGCCTGCAAGGCATATATCCTGCCTTACCGGAAGGTCGGTGTCGGATGAGAGTATGGCTGCAATCACGGCCAGGTCGGCTGCCGGGTCAGTCACCCGAAGTCCCCCGGCAACATTCAGGAATACGTCCTTGGCCGAGAGCCTGAACCCGGCCCTCTTTTCGAGGACGGCAAGCAGCATGCTGAGCCTGCGCAGGTCGAACCCCGTGGAAGAGCGTTGGGGCGTTCCGTAGGCGGCTGTGCTGACCAGCGCCTGTATCTCTATGAGGAAAGGCCTGTGGCCATCAACCATGGCCGATATGGCGATTCCGCTCATATCGTCATCATGCCTGGAGATAAGTATCTCAGAAGGGTTCTTTACCTCTGCAAGTCCGTTATCCTTCATCTCGT
Coding sequences:
- a CDS encoding penicillin-binding protein; translated protein: MEKQDKNKTGRKRFKLYLAVLWGFFLVPFITLVTIFTLIATGKMGFMPTFEDLENPQNNIASQVFSADGELLGSYYLQNRIYVEFDELSENIVNSLLATEDIRFRRHAGVDARGLARVGIKSILLRQDAGGGSTITQQLAKNLFPRDTTSYRFGISRKVNLGITKFKEWVTAVKLERNYTKDEIIVMYLNTVDFGSHSYGIKTAARTFFNTTPDSLMVEEAALLIGVLKAPTWYSPVRNPERALNRRNVVLRQLHRYDFISTSEFDSLAALPIQLNYLVQDHTVGPARHFRERLRTILRANEPRRESYLFYDRFRMDSIEWANNPLYGWVNKNYKPDGTNYNLYRDGLRIFTTIDSRMQRYAEEALEEHLGKDLQNDFDMIRRSYARNPFSDDLTDEQVEQNIERTMRRTERYEKLRWAGIPHDSILKIFNTPARMSVFSWEGEIDTIMTPLDSIWYYKKFLRSGFMAMDPSSGNIRAYVGGPDYTHFKYDHVSLGRNQVGSIFKPFLYTLAMQEGHEPCEMVPNIPQSFVVNDSVWTPRNSGPTDYDGQMVTLKWGLANSVNQISAWLMKRFNPPAVIDVARKMGVHSPIDPVQSVFMGTSDITLYEMVSAFSTYANQGIYNFPVMVTRIEDRHGNVIAEFQPRVEEAISEEAAYLMINLLQSVVDEGTGRRLRFRYGFSGDMAGKTGTTQRFSDGWFIGIVPQLVAGTWTGGEDRGIRFNNISMGQGANMALPIFAMFMEKVYADESLGITQEDEFEVPPGFSINLDCDRVFRAIPVNRYDDFYY